In a single window of the Niabella ginsenosidivorans genome:
- a CDS encoding MFS transporter, with protein MKKRLSPEKRRWLIIAIIFLAIVFNYIDRQIVSILKPVLKSEFDLDDSGYAMILNIFTVCYAIMYPVTGWLVDRFGARIIMFYGIVTWSLACIGGGLSKTIGQFGFFRGLLGTAEPVNFPAQLKVIAVWFPGKLRATANSLCVAGSSIGAIIAPPVIAWLSLTYNWQIAFITMGAIGVLIAVSWKLIYRDPPAYILQEATVSAAGKTTVEESFQWKQLWGTRSLWGILLIRFVSDPVWYFCLFWLPGYLQEASGFTLAQVGMIGWIPFLFADLGAVGTSAWSDRMVRNGCAPLKARKRMLTRVAVLGPLCALTPYLGGTWSTLIVFSIVAITCLSWLFTISVVVAEAFPVKNVASVLGIAGGFGALGAVLFNYFVGQFIGTLGAGKIFIAMAFLHPLAVLILWTMVRPEKPSGLLIKNSK; from the coding sequence ATGAAAAAAAGACTTAGCCCTGAAAAAAGGCGCTGGTTGATTATCGCCATTATTTTTCTGGCCATCGTATTTAACTATATAGACAGGCAGATCGTATCCATATTAAAACCGGTGCTTAAGTCGGAGTTTGATTTGGATGACAGCGGCTATGCAATGATCCTGAATATTTTTACTGTTTGTTATGCAATAATGTACCCGGTTACAGGATGGTTGGTTGACCGGTTCGGAGCCCGCATCATAATGTTCTACGGAATTGTTACCTGGTCACTGGCCTGTATTGGCGGTGGTTTGTCCAAAACGATCGGCCAGTTCGGATTCTTCCGTGGATTACTTGGAACGGCGGAGCCTGTTAATTTTCCGGCGCAGCTAAAGGTGATTGCTGTATGGTTTCCCGGTAAGTTACGTGCTACCGCAAACAGTCTTTGCGTGGCAGGCAGCTCCATTGGAGCCATCATTGCGCCTCCCGTCATCGCGTGGCTGTCGCTCACTTACAACTGGCAGATCGCTTTTATTACGATGGGAGCTATTGGGGTGCTTATTGCAGTATCGTGGAAGCTGATCTACAGGGACCCTCCGGCATATATTCTTCAGGAGGCTACTGTTTCAGCAGCAGGAAAAACAACAGTTGAAGAATCATTTCAGTGGAAGCAGTTATGGGGCACCCGTAGCCTGTGGGGCATTTTGTTAATACGTTTTGTCAGTGATCCGGTATGGTATTTTTGCCTTTTCTGGCTGCCGGGCTATTTGCAGGAGGCCTCCGGGTTTACATTGGCGCAGGTAGGTATGATTGGCTGGATACCTTTTTTGTTTGCCGATTTAGGCGCTGTTGGTACTTCGGCGTGGTCCGATAGAATGGTAAGGAACGGCTGTGCTCCGTTAAAGGCAAGAAAACGGATGCTCACCCGTGTTGCTGTTCTGGGCCCTTTATGTGCGCTTACGCCTTATCTGGGTGGTACATGGTCCACATTGATTGTATTCAGTATTGTAGCTATTACCTGCCTGAGCTGGTTGTTTACAATCAGTGTAGTGGTAGCGGAGGCTTTTCCCGTAAAAAATGTGGCAAGCGTATTGGGCATTGCCGGCGGGTTTGGCGCATTAGGGGCCGTGCTTTTTAACTATTTTGTAGGACAGTTCATTGGCACACTGGGCGCCGGAAAAATATTCATTGCCATGGCCTTTTTGCATCCATTGGCAGTATTAATTTTGTGGACAATGGTGCGGCCCGAAAAACCATCCGGCCTCCTAATAAAAAACAGTAAATGA
- a CDS encoding FAD-dependent oxidoreductase, with amino-acid sequence MSKTITEPTREIAVRKETDVLVIGGGPSGIMAALAAAEDGLQVTLVESRSFVGGNMTIGLPILGFLGQKGNQIIKGLPQQFIDRLKTVQAASEHRPCPLHMSLTLVEPEAVKTVALQMLVESRVEVLFYAFCAGVVMEGDALKGVIIESKAGREALLAKTIIDCSGDADVAYRAGVPCEYGNEQGGVQPPTLMFCMGGVDTEKLRTSIAEEPRTYLTDFIPAEYFGQNNQFVLVGMRNLVKKAQDAGLTLTTERTILITGLRKGEVWVNMTRVNGVNGTDPGSLTYGEIEGRHQIQDILQYLIEYVPGFERAYFLKTAPFLGIRETRRIQGLYTMTREDIMTCRHFDDAIAVASYPLDIHHPQGGGCTLEWCGDCYDIPYRSLIPRKIKNLIVAGRCISTTHEAMSAIRVMAPCMAMGEAAGRAAKMAVREGVQPADINVKKLQEELLGKGAYLRIPPVEQVSDN; translated from the coding sequence ATGTCAAAAACAATCACAGAGCCAACCAGGGAAATTGCGGTTCGGAAAGAAACAGACGTACTGGTAATTGGCGGAGGACCTTCTGGAATCATGGCAGCGTTGGCAGCTGCTGAGGATGGATTACAGGTAACGCTGGTAGAAAGCCGCAGCTTTGTTGGCGGTAATATGACGATTGGCCTTCCCATACTCGGGTTTCTTGGGCAGAAAGGGAACCAGATCATCAAAGGACTTCCGCAGCAATTCATTGACCGGTTAAAAACGGTGCAGGCAGCCAGTGAGCATCGCCCCTGCCCGCTGCACATGAGCCTTACGCTGGTAGAACCGGAAGCCGTAAAAACGGTAGCGCTGCAAATGCTGGTGGAAAGCAGGGTGGAAGTATTGTTCTATGCTTTTTGTGCGGGAGTGGTAATGGAGGGTGATGCGCTGAAAGGTGTGATTATCGAAAGCAAGGCAGGGCGTGAAGCCCTGTTGGCGAAAACCATTATAGATTGCAGTGGTGACGCTGATGTGGCTTACCGGGCAGGAGTGCCCTGCGAATACGGAAATGAACAGGGAGGTGTACAGCCTCCAACGCTGATGTTTTGTATGGGTGGGGTAGATACGGAAAAATTGCGCACAAGCATTGCCGAAGAGCCCAGAACATATCTGACCGATTTTATTCCCGCAGAATATTTTGGGCAGAACAACCAGTTTGTACTGGTAGGTATGCGCAACCTGGTAAAGAAAGCGCAGGATGCGGGATTAACGCTGACAACAGAACGTACTATTTTGATTACGGGATTGCGCAAGGGCGAAGTATGGGTAAATATGACCCGAGTAAACGGAGTAAATGGTACTGACCCCGGCAGCCTTACCTACGGAGAAATAGAGGGCAGGCACCAGATACAGGACATCCTGCAATACCTCATCGAATATGTTCCCGGATTTGAGCGGGCCTATTTCTTAAAAACGGCTCCTTTTCTCGGTATCAGGGAAACAAGGCGGATACAAGGGCTCTATACCATGACGCGGGAAGATATTATGACCTGCCGGCATTTTGATGATGCGATAGCCGTGGCCAGCTATCCGCTGGACATACACCATCCGCAGGGTGGTGGCTGTACCCTGGAATGGTGCGGTGATTGTTATGATATTCCCTATCGCTCACTCATCCCTCGGAAAATTAAAAACCTCATAGTTGCCGGGCGCTGCATTTCCACAACACATGAAGCCATGTCTGCCATCCGTGTAATGGCTCCCTGCATGGCAATGGGCGAAGCTGCCGGGCGTGCAGCAAAGATGGCTGTAAGAGAAGGCGTACAGCCGGCAGATATTAACGTAAAGAAACTGCAGGAGGAGTTGCTTGGTAAAGGCGCGTACCTGCGTATTCCTCCCGTCGAGCAGGTATCAGATAACTGA
- a CDS encoding endonuclease/exonuclease/phosphatase family protein, giving the protein MSSGRRRFLKGIGAAALLPVLPAFSKEAGSSVSKTGTHRVLSCNIRVALDEDEAQGVGWSARRAVCLKVIGDKKPDIVGLQEVLKVQADDLRNHFPSYQLFGFEGPEMDPHPTGYYGIAKNPILFSRNRYELLTGGTYWLSEFPLVAGSKSWETARARHANWVRLKEKKTGKELRIINLHLDHISAEAKIQQAKMVVTESAQYLPEFTQLLTGDFNSRFDSKVFESVRNAGWKESYETIHGEKEAGFTGHEFQGVGYDKGPSKGRIDYIWYRGKIQPAAATIIKDMVNGKYPSDHFFMQTDFVIE; this is encoded by the coding sequence ATGTCATCAGGTAGAAGACGTTTTTTAAAAGGCATTGGTGCTGCTGCATTGCTGCCGGTATTGCCTGCTTTTAGTAAGGAGGCAGGAAGTTCAGTTAGTAAAACGGGTACGCATCGCGTTCTGAGCTGTAATATCCGCGTGGCGCTTGATGAAGATGAAGCTCAGGGTGTGGGCTGGTCGGCACGCAGAGCTGTTTGCCTGAAGGTGATCGGAGATAAAAAGCCGGATATCGTTGGCCTGCAGGAAGTATTGAAAGTGCAGGCAGACGATCTCAGGAACCATTTTCCTTCTTACCAGTTATTTGGTTTTGAGGGACCCGAAATGGACCCGCATCCAACAGGTTATTACGGCATCGCAAAGAACCCGATCCTTTTTTCCAGGAACCGGTATGAGCTGCTCACAGGCGGTACTTACTGGCTTTCAGAATTTCCTCTGGTGGCAGGCAGCAAATCCTGGGAAACAGCCAGGGCCAGGCATGCAAACTGGGTACGTCTCAAAGAGAAAAAAACCGGTAAAGAATTAAGAATAATCAATCTGCACCTGGATCATATTTCGGCCGAAGCAAAAATACAGCAGGCAAAAATGGTAGTAACGGAAAGCGCACAGTACCTGCCGGAATTCACCCAGCTACTTACCGGCGATTTTAACAGCAGATTTGACAGCAAGGTGTTCGAGTCGGTACGGAACGCAGGCTGGAAAGAAAGTTATGAAACGATCCACGGAGAAAAAGAAGCCGGGTTTACCGGTCACGAATTTCAGGGCGTCGGTTATGACAAGGGCCCATCCAAAGGAAGAATTGATTACATCTGGTACAGGGGCAAAATACAACCGGCTGCTGCCACTATCATTAAAGACATGGTAAACGGGAAATACCCCAGCGATCATTTCTTTATGCAGACCGATTTTGTTATTGAATAA